One segment of Desmodus rotundus isolate HL8 chromosome 6, HLdesRot8A.1, whole genome shotgun sequence DNA contains the following:
- the TP53TG5 gene encoding TP53-target gene 5 protein encodes MVLKNLSFLKLFKSSDPRIQELHNLAKRCWNSPLKVRKVLLISRSSAVCCKVDQNTEELQEARCSKKKLESKMFKATKKPKESEPKVGLRERKKVRESRAAARERERQVEPEGLKASRGHRLTTCAGAGERQLPTGDPGVVFLKTHHGDPEQLEVADQWIWFEGLPTRIHLPGPRVMCRPSTLRWVKRCCTRFCSASLELPMCHPYRV; translated from the exons ATG GTATTGAAAAACTTGTCATTCTTGAAGCTGTTCAAGAGCTCAGACCCCCGGATCCAAGAACTGCATAACCTGGCCAAGAGGTGCTGGAATTCACCGCTGAAAGTTCGGAAGGTCCTCCTGATCTCCAG GAGCAGCGCCGTCTGCTGTAAAGTGGACCAGAATACTGAAGAGCTCCAGGAGGCCAGGTGCTCCAAGAAGAAGCTGGAGTCCAAGATGTTCAAGGCCACAAAGAAGCCTAAGGAGTCTGAACCCAAGGTGGGGTTGcgggagaggaagaaggtgcgGGAGTCCCGGGCAGCAGCGCGCGAGAGAGAACGACAGGTAGAGCCTGAGGGCCTGAAGGCATCGAGGGGTCATCGCCTGACTACTTGCGCTGGAGCCGGGGAGAGGCAACTGCCCACTGGGGACCCCGGAGTGGTCTTCCTGAAGACCCACCATGGGGACCCAGAGCAGCTGGAAGTAGCGGACCAGTGGATCTGGTTTGAGGGGCTGCCCACACGGATCCACCTCCCAGGGCCCCGTGTGATGTGCAGACCATCCACCCTGCGCTGGGTCAAGCGCTGCTGCACCCGCTTCTGCTCGGCGTCACTTGAGCTGCCTATGTGTCACCCATACAGGGTGTGA
- the SYS1 gene encoding protein SYS1 homolog isoform X1: MAGQFRSYVWDPLLILSQIVLMQNVYYGSLGLWLALVDGLLRSSPSLDQMFDAEILGFSTPSGRLSMMSFILNALTCALGLLYFIRRGKQCLDFTVTVHFFHLLGCWFYSSRFPSALTWWLVQAVCIALMAVIGEYLCMRTELKEIPLNSAPKSNV, encoded by the exons ATGGCGGGCCAGTTCCGCAGCTACGTGTGGGACCCGTTGCTGATCCTGTCGCAGATCGTCCTCATGCAGAACGTCTATTACGGCTCTCTGGGCCTGTGGCTGGCGCTGGTGGACGGGCTGCTGCGCAGCAGCCCCTCGCTGGACCAGATGTTCGACGCTGAG ATCCTGGGCTTCTCCACTCCTTCAGGCCGGCTCTCCATGATGTCCTTCATCCTCAACGCCCTCACCTG CGCCCTGGGCTTGCTGTACTTCATCCGGCGAGGGAAGCAGTGTCTGGATTTCACTGTCACTGTCCATTTCTTTCACCTCCTGGGCTGCTGGTTCTACAGCTCCCGGTTCCCCTCGGCGCTGACCTGGTGGCTGGTCCAAGCCGTGTGCATTGCCCTCATGGCTGTCATCGGGGAGTACCTGTGCATGCGGACGGAGCTCAAGGAGATCCCCCTCAACTCAGCCCCTAAATCCAATGTCTAG
- the SYS1 gene encoding protein SYS1 homolog isoform X2, whose protein sequence is MAGQFRSYVWDPLLILSQIVLMQNVYYGSLGLWLALVDGLLRSSPSLDQMFDAEILGFSTPSGRLSMMSFILNALTWWKPEV, encoded by the exons ATGGCGGGCCAGTTCCGCAGCTACGTGTGGGACCCGTTGCTGATCCTGTCGCAGATCGTCCTCATGCAGAACGTCTATTACGGCTCTCTGGGCCTGTGGCTGGCGCTGGTGGACGGGCTGCTGCGCAGCAGCCCCTCGCTGGACCAGATGTTCGACGCTGAG ATCCTGGGCTTCTCCACTCCTTCAGGCCGGCTCTCCATGATGTCCTTCATCCTCAACGCCCTCACCTG
- the SYS1 gene encoding protein SYS1 homolog isoform X3 — protein MAGQFRSYVWDPLLILSQIVLMQNVYYGSLGLWLALVDGLLRSSPSLDQMFDAEILGFSTPSGRLSMMSFILNALTWS, from the exons ATGGCGGGCCAGTTCCGCAGCTACGTGTGGGACCCGTTGCTGATCCTGTCGCAGATCGTCCTCATGCAGAACGTCTATTACGGCTCTCTGGGCCTGTGGCTGGCGCTGGTGGACGGGCTGCTGCGCAGCAGCCCCTCGCTGGACCAGATGTTCGACGCTGAG ATCCTGGGCTTCTCCACTCCTTCAGGCCGGCTCTCCATGATGTCCTTCATCCTCAACGCCCTCACCTG